The Candidatus Gracilibacteria bacterium genomic interval GTCAATTATATAAAATATTCCTAAAGAATCAACAATGACATCATCTATATGTCCAAGTTTATTCTGTATATTGAATTGAGACAATAACTTTCCTTTAAAATCATATCTACAAACTAATTTTTCTTCTTTATCTGCGATAAGTATGGTAGAATCTTGAAAAATCCGTACAATATTAGGAGTAATTTTATTCTTGTTGGTGAAATTGATTTTTATAACATCTTTTTTTACAAAATATCGAGAAAAATCATTAATCATGCCCGGTTGTTCACGCCCTACAAAAACCGAAATACTCGCCATAAGCAGAAGAAATATATTCAATTTAATCATACCTTATTTTATAACCGATAAGTTGATAATCTGGCACTTCGGCGAAGTTAGAAAGAACTTCATCTGGAGGATTTTTAACAAAATAAATTACATCGTCATCTCCTATAGTTCCTAAACTAAGATCGGGCGCAATCTTAATCCCACTTTTTAAAAGATTTCCATCAGTATCGTAAATGTCAAGCCAGCGTGATCTTGGTTTTGTTCGCATCAACTCAACAAGTACTAAGTTGCTTTTAGTAACTAAAATTTTAGTTAGCGGAGTAAATGCATCAAGAACTTCTTGAGTGGCGAACTGATTTTCCGGAACTTCTAATGGCTTAAAATATCTCGGCATATTCCCAAATTTTTTAATAAAATCTCCATACTGCGAATATTTTTGAATTAGATACTGTGTGGAATGGATGACATAAACATTTCCCTTGCTGTCAATATCTATGTTAGCCCCTATCATACCAATTTTAAAAAATGGCGAACAAAAAGATTTTACATAAAACCCATTTGCGTCATAATATTTTATAGAATTCTTTTCTGCGATGGCTAATTCCGTCGGATTATAAAGATAAAAACCGCCTATTAGATCAGAACAGATTCTAACTCCAAATTTGACATTATTGGAAGTTATAAATTCTCCATCTACTTTAAATCTAGACACACGCATATTATTAACATCTAAAACTAGAATTTCATTTTGGGAATTAACCGCTATATCGTATGGAACAATGTACTCGCCGGGGCCGGAACCAACCTCCCCGATTGTATTTTCTAATTTCCCTTTTTTATTGAACACAAGCACCTGTTTCCCTTGGCTATCGTTAATAATAATATTTTGTTTCGTTACCAGAACTGTTTTAATGTTTGAAATTATATGATCATCGTCTACCTTCAAAACACTTTGATATGCTTTTTTAAAAATAAAATCAAATTCAGAATTAGCTACTAAGACCTCCCGGTATTTCATCATCTGCGAAGTATTTTTATCGAACGACATAGAACTTTGTTTTTGTTCTCCGTTCTTGCATGATGATAATATGATTACAACAAACAAAAAGAAAAATTTCATGTATAAAATATCTCCGCTATTGTATTAGCTTTAGTTTATGCTAAACATTAAAAAAACATTTAGGTATTCTCGTCCACAAAAGTTTTGGAAATTTGCAAATAACAATTAAACATGTCCCACTCTTTTTAAGGCATAAATTTTTTTTTCATGAAAAGTAAGTCTCCCAAAGTTGGCCAAACTGGGTAGACTTGAATAAGTGGATTATTCGCACGCTCTTTCTGAACCACATGCAGAATACGACCAAGCA includes:
- a CDS encoding 6-bladed beta-propeller translates to MKFFFLFVVIILSSCKNGEQKQSSMSFDKNTSQMMKYREVLVANSEFDFIFKKAYQSVLKVDDDHIISNIKTVLVTKQNIIINDSQGKQVLVFNKKGKLENTIGEVGSGPGEYIVPYDIAVNSQNEILVLDVNNMRVSRFKVDGEFITSNNVKFGVRICSDLIGGFYLYNPTELAIAEKNSIKYYDANGFYVKSFCSPFFKIGMIGANIDIDSKGNVYVIHSTQYLIQKYSQYGDFIKKFGNMPRYFKPLEVPENQFATQEVLDAFTPLTKILVTKSNLVLVELMRTKPRSRWLDIYDTDGNLLKSGIKIAPDLSLGTIGDDDVIYFVKNPPDEVLSNFAEVPDYQLIGYKIRYD